Proteins encoded in a region of the Populus alba chromosome 13, ASM523922v2, whole genome shotgun sequence genome:
- the LOC118053275 gene encoding putative defensin-like protein 184 — MVKLSTLCFLFVLFLASDEKLVLEVEARDCHKVWTCKGQNRCWEDCKNRYAGTGLCDLYTAPPVPKQCFCAYKC, encoded by the exons ATGGTGAAACTGTCTACTCTCTGTTTCCTGTTTGTCCTCTTCCTTGCCTCTG ATGAGAAACTAGTTCTCGAGGTGGAAGCAAGAGACTGCCACAAAGTATGGACCTGCAAAGGGCAAAATCGTTGCTGGGAAGACTGTAAGAATCGATATGCCGGAACGGGCCTCTGCGATTTGTACACAGCACCACCTGTTCCAAAGCAATGCTTCTGTGCATATAAATGCTAG
- the LOC118053276 gene encoding uncharacterized protein, whose product MMMRKSPFAASASCVSQLLQQQQMEMGTFPKFPSFLFFIHQHFTASTASTTNISPSSITDGGFCSDYSNSNSVADAVASFNQMLSIRPVPSIVEFNKLLGSIVKNKHYSTVIYFFKQMDLSNIRPNVATLTILINCFCHSNHHHIPFAFSVFGKMFKLGLQPTLVTFNTLLSGLCSKAKIMDAVKLFDEMVKMGHEPDVITYSTIINGLCKMGNTTMALQLLKKMEEKGCKPNVVAYNTVIDSLCKDRLVTEAMDFFSEMVKEGIPPDVFTYSSILLGFCNLGRVNEATSLFKQMVERNVIPNKVTFTILIDGLCKKRMISEAWLVFDTMTEKGLEPDVYTYNALMDGYCSRSQMDEAQKLFNIMDRKGCAPNVRSYNMLINGHCKSGRIDEAKGLLAEMSHKALTPDIFTYSTLMRGFCQVGRPQEAQELLKEMCSYGLLPNLITYSIVLDGLCKHGHLDEAFELLKAMQESKLEPNIFIYTILLEGMCTFGKLEAARELFSNLFVKGIQPTVVTYTVMISGLLKGGLSNEACELFREMAVNGCLPNSCTYNVIIQGFLRNGDTSNAVRLIEEMVGKGFSADSSTFRMLSDLESYDEIISRFMRGSSQERKTK is encoded by the coding sequence ATGATGATGCGGAAAAGCCCTTTCGCAGCTTCTGCTTCTTGTGTTTCTCAGCttcttcaacaacaacaaatggAAATGGGTACTTTTCCTAAATTCCCTTCTTTCTTATTCTTCATTCACCAGCACTTCACTGCTTCTACAGCTTCTACCACCAATATTAGTCCTTCCTCGATAACAGATGGTGGGTTTTGTAGTGATTATAGCAATTCTAATAGTGTTGCTGATGCAGTTGCTTCTTTCAATCAGATGCTTAGCATTCGTCCGGTGCCATCCATTGTGGAATTTAACAAGTTATTAGGGTCCATTGTGAAAAACAAGCATTACTCTACTgtaatttatttcttcaaaCAAATGGATTTGTCAAATATCAGACCTAATGTTGCTACTCTTACCATTTTGATTAACTGCTTCTGCCACTCCAACCATCATCACAttccttttgcattctctgttTTTGGTAAAATGTTCAAACTTGGACTTCAACCCACCCTTGTCACTTTCAATACCCTACTTAGCGGCCTTTGCTCCAAGGCCAAAATAATGGATGCAGTAAAATTGTTTGATGAGATGGTAAAGATGGGGCATGAACCTGATGTGATTACTTATAGTACTATAATTAATGGTTTATGCAAAATGGGCAACACGACCATGGCACTTCAGTTGCTCAAGAAGATGGAAGAAAAAGGTTGTAAGCCAAATGTGGTGGCATATAATACAGTCATAGATAGCCTTTGTAAAGATAGACTGGTAACCGAAGCCATGGACTTCTTTTCTGAAATGGTCAAGGAAGGAATTCCACCAGATGTTTTTACTTACAGCTCAATTCTGCTGGGTTTTTGCAATTTAGGACGAGTGAATGAAGCAACTAGCTTGTTCAAGCAAATGGTTGAAAGGAATGTTATTCCAAATAAAGTGACATTCACTATTTTAATTGATGGACTCTGCAAAAAAAGGATGATTTCAGAAGCTTGGCTTGTTTTTGACACGATGACTGAAAAGGGTTTAGAACCAGATGTTTACACTTACAATGCTTTGATGGATGGATACTGTTCTCGGAGCCAAATGGATGAGGCCCAAAAATTGTTCAACATCATGGATCGCAAGGGTTGCGCACCTAATGTTCGAAGTTATAACATGTTGATCAACGGGCACTGTAAGAGTGGAAGGATTGATGAGGCAAAAGGACTTCTTGCTGAAATGTCTCATAAAGCATTGACTCCTGATATTTTCACTTACAGTACTCTTATGAGAGGTTTTTGCCAAGTAGGGAGACCTCAGGAGGCACAGGAACTTCTTAAGGAGATGTGCTCTTATGGCCTGCTTCCAAATTTGATAACTTACTCTATTGTCCTAGATGGCTTATGCAAACATGGCCATTTGGATGAGGCATTCGAACTGCTCAAGGCAATGCAGGAGAGCAAGCTAGAAcctaatattttcatttatactaTCCTTCTTGAAGGGATGTGCACTTTTGGCAAGCTTGAGGCTGCAAGGGAACTGTTCtccaatctttttgttaaaggaATACAACCTACTGTGGTTACATATACTGTCATGATCAGTGGACTTTTGAAAGGAGGGCTATCAAATGAAGCATGTGAGTTGTTTAGAGAAATGGCAGTTAATGGCTGCTTGCCGAATAGTTGCACTTACAATGTTATAATCCAAGGATTTCTTCGAAACGGTGACACATCAAATGCAGTACGGCTAATCGAAGAGATGGTTGGTAAAGGATTCTCTGCAGATTCGTCTACATTTAGAATGTTATCGGATCTGGAATCTTATGATGAAATCATAAGTCGATTTATGCGTGGAAGCtctcaagaaagaaaaacaaagtga